One part of the Desulfonema ishimotonii genome encodes these proteins:
- a CDS encoding NUDIX hydrolase translates to MKSEKNTTAHPAATVIPVRNNGRGLEVLLLKRNPDLAFHGGAWVFPGGRIDPGDYTQAGTADIIDAARMAAVREAREEASLEIAPETMIWISRWTTPRGFPKRFEAWFFLADAAGQAVQVDGGEIHAARWMSPDQAIRDHEQGRLRLPLPTYVSVEMLIPYRDVRSALRAFSERQPLICDG, encoded by the coding sequence ATGAAATCTGAAAAAAACACAACGGCACATCCGGCGGCCACAGTGATTCCGGTCCGCAACAACGGCAGGGGGCTGGAAGTTCTGCTTCTGAAGCGCAACCCCGATCTGGCGTTTCACGGGGGCGCATGGGTGTTCCCCGGCGGGCGGATCGACCCGGGGGATTATACACAGGCAGGCACGGCGGATATTATCGACGCAGCCCGGATGGCGGCTGTGCGGGAGGCCCGGGAAGAGGCGAGTCTGGAGATAGCGCCGGAGACAATGATATGGATTTCCCGCTGGACAACTCCCAGGGGATTTCCCAAACGGTTCGAGGCATGGTTTTTTCTGGCAGATGCCGCAGGACAGGCGGTTCAGGTCGATGGCGGTGAGATTCATGCCGCCCGCTGGATGTCACCGGATCAGGCCATCCGGGACCATGAGCAGGGAAGACTGCGTCTGCCCCTGCCCACCTATGTATCGGTTGAGATGCTGATCCCGTATCGGGATGTCAGGTCGGCGCTGCGGGCGTTTTCGGAACGGCAGCCGCTGATCTGCGACGGGTAA
- a CDS encoding fatty acid--CoA ligase — MAEKVYQPGEHYEYPLIIKKLLNTPLVYSPDQEIVYRDQSRYTYRDLNERIGRLASGLAEMGIGAGDTVAVFDYDSNRFLEAFFAIPMMGAVLQMVNWRLSAEQIAYTLNHAEAKLIIINSDFLPILEGLEDKLEKVRAVVVIPETGEMPETGVKFDRVYDELLATSEPGYDFPDMDENTKATTFYTTGTTGDPKGVHFTHRQLVLHTLSTAIAVGSYDTIGRCRAEDVYMPITPMFHVHAWGFPYIATMLGMKQVYPGKYEPEMLVKLVVTEKVTVSHCVPTILQMITGSPVVKQFDLSSWKVIIGGAKLSKGLAKAAMEMGITVYTGYGMSETCPIISLATPKKHMMAWEEDRLLDVVIKTGLPIPLVEFEIVDPDDRPMPHDGMSTGEVVFRAPWLTRSYFKAPDKSAELWQNGWLHSGDVGHIDAEGYLQITDRIKDVIKSGGEWVSSLDLENLMSQHEAILESAAIGVPDEKWGERPMMIVMIRPEYQGKVSADDLKAYMKAAAAEGKLPKYGVPDRYEFVDEIAKTSVGKLDKKVMRNMYH, encoded by the coding sequence ATGGCAGAGAAAGTGTACCAGCCCGGAGAACATTACGAATACCCGTTGATCATCAAAAAACTGCTCAACACCCCGCTGGTCTATTCGCCGGATCAGGAGATCGTCTACCGTGACCAGTCACGGTATACCTACCGGGATCTGAATGAGCGCATTGGCCGTCTGGCCAGCGGTCTGGCGGAAATGGGCATCGGGGCCGGGGACACGGTTGCGGTGTTTGACTATGACAGCAACCGGTTTCTGGAGGCCTTTTTTGCGATCCCCATGATGGGCGCTGTATTGCAGATGGTCAACTGGCGGCTGTCTGCGGAACAGATCGCATATACCCTGAACCACGCTGAGGCCAAACTGATTATCATCAACTCCGACTTTCTTCCCATCCTTGAGGGGCTTGAGGACAAACTTGAGAAGGTCCGAGCGGTGGTGGTGATCCCCGAAACCGGCGAAATGCCGGAGACCGGGGTGAAGTTTGACCGGGTCTACGATGAGCTGCTGGCCACTTCCGAACCGGGGTACGACTTCCCGGACATGGATGAGAACACCAAGGCCACCACTTTCTACACCACCGGGACCACCGGCGATCCCAAGGGAGTCCACTTCACCCACCGCCAACTGGTGCTGCACACCCTTTCCACTGCCATCGCGGTCGGCTCCTATGACACCATTGGCCGGTGCCGCGCCGAAGACGTCTATATGCCCATAACCCCCATGTTCCATGTCCATGCCTGGGGATTCCCCTACATCGCAACAATGCTGGGTATGAAGCAGGTCTACCCCGGAAAATACGAGCCGGAGATGCTGGTGAAGCTGGTGGTGACCGAAAAGGTGACGGTATCCCACTGCGTGCCCACCATCCTGCAGATGATCACCGGCAGCCCGGTCGTGAAGCAGTTCGACCTTTCCAGCTGGAAGGTCATTATCGGCGGGGCGAAACTGTCCAAAGGGCTGGCAAAGGCCGCAATGGAGATGGGCATCACGGTGTATACCGGATACGGCATGTCCGAGACCTGTCCGATCATCAGTCTGGCCACGCCCAAAAAGCATATGATGGCGTGGGAGGAAGACCGGCTGCTCGATGTCGTCATCAAGACGGGCCTCCCCATCCCGCTGGTGGAATTTGAGATCGTGGACCCCGACGACCGGCCGATGCCCCATGACGGCATGTCCACGGGCGAAGTGGTCTTCCGTGCGCCCTGGCTCACCCGGAGCTATTTCAAAGCGCCGGATAAGAGTGCGGAACTGTGGCAGAACGGATGGCTCCACAGCGGTGACGTGGGCCATATTGACGCGGAAGGGTATCTCCAGATTACCGACCGGATCAAGGACGTGATCAAAAGCGGGGGCGAATGGGTCTCCTCTCTGGATCTGGAGAACCTGATGAGTCAGCATGAGGCGATTCTGGAATCGGCGGCCATCGGCGTGCCGGATGAGAAATGGGGCGAGCGGCCCATGATGATCGTGATGATAAGGCCCGAATATCAGGGGAAAGTCAGCGCCGACGATCTGAAAGCCTATATGAAAGCGGCTGCGGCCGAAGGGAAACTGCCCAAATACGGCGTTCCCGATCGTTATGAATTTGTTGACGAGATCGCCAAAACCAGTGTGGGAAAGCTGGATAAAAAGGTGATGCGCAATATGTATCATTAA